Part of the Propionimicrobium sp. PCR01-08-3 genome, ACCACCACGGTCTGATTCAGGCCCGGGTCGATCGGCCTGTCATCAGGTGTGCCGGTTCACTTCCCGTCGCCCACCGGTCTGGCCGCAGCTAACCTTGTGACCGCTTGATGCGCTCGACGACGGCGATCGCATCTCGCTGCCCGCGCACCTCGTGGGTCCGGACCGCCCAAATCCCCTGCTGCGCGCAAATGACCGAGATGGCGGCAGTCGCGCCGTCCCTGCTGGCGGGCTCTCTGTCGGCCAGCAGATGACCGAGGAACCGTTTGCGGGAAGCCCCGATCAGCACCCGATGGCCGAGCACCGAGAAGGCGTCCACGTGGGCGAGTATCGACCAATCCTGCTCGGCCGTCTTGGCGAAACCGAGCCCGGGGTCGACGATGATCTTCTCGGAGTCGATCCCGGATTCCTCGCATGCTTGCAGCCGGGCCCGCAATTCGTCGATGACTTCGGGCACCACATCGTCGTATCGGGCCAGCCGGTTCATCACCGCGCCGTGCCCCCGCCAGTGCTGGCAGACGTATTCGACACCGGACGCGGCGATGATGCCCAGCATCCCGGGATCGGCCAGCCCGCCGGAGACATCGTTGATGATTCTCGCGCCCGCATCGATCACCTGCCGGGCCACCTCGGCCCGCATCGTGTCGACGCTCACCGGAGCCTTCCCGGCAAGTCCACGGACGACCGGAAGGACCCGCTCCAGTTCGATCTCGGCGGCCGGA contains:
- the folP gene encoding dihydropteroate synthase, with translation MNRQRTLVMGVVNVTPDSFSDGGLWLNPTDAIAHGEELIAQGADLLDVGGESTRPGAVRPAAEIELERVLPVVRGLAGKAPVSVDTMRAEVARQVIDAGARIINDVSGGLADPGMLGIIAASGVEYVCQHWRGHGAVMNRLARYDDVVPEVIDELRARLQACEESGIDSEKIIVDPGLGFAKTAEQDWSILAHVDAFSVLGHRVLIGASRKRFLGHLLADREPASRDGATAAISVICAQQGIWAVRTHEVRGQRDAIAVVERIKRSQG